The sequence below is a genomic window from Oreochromis niloticus isolate F11D_XX linkage group LG3, O_niloticus_UMD_NMBU, whole genome shotgun sequence.
TAGTTGAGGGCAGAGATTATAAATCTCTGAGAGCCCGGATGTCCTGCGGTCATTCTGTCACCCCCATGTCTCTCACCAGCTGGTGTCACCAGTTGTTGGACCAGGTaccacatttttattattaacaagAGTCTGAAGTATTGTAGAATAGAATAAGTTCTCCATCGTCTCTCATTGTCCTTCTTGCACATTTATCTTCCCAACTTTCCAAATAAATTATGAAATCAATTTTACATGATTTAAAATctatttctaaattatttctAAATCTATCATAAACTCATTGGCCAATTTGTAAAGTACACCTTGTTAGACTTACTTTTGCCTTCAGAGGTTTTGAAGGCAAAAGCGAAAGTTTAAAAGAATATAATTCAACATGGTGGAAACATTCCTTGGATGTTTTGGTCTATATTGActcaacagcatcacacagttgctgcagatccCGTGATGGGAGTCttccattccaccacatcccaaagtaCTTTATTGAATTGAGATCTGGTGGCTGGTTGCAAAATAGGCAAGAAAATATCCCATGTGAATTGTGGCTTCAGTTTCCAATTCATAGCTGgcaggtgtggtcttctgctgcccATCTGCTTCAGGGTTCAGTGTGTGGTGcactcagagatgctcttctgcataacttggttgtaacaagggttgttgccttcctatcaacATAACAAAgtttggccattctcctctAACCTCTGACATCACCAAatcattttcacccagagaactgatgctcactggatatttctcatttttttaatattctctgtaaactctagagTTGGTCAGCAGTAGATCAGTCCGTTTGGCACCAAAAACCATGCCAGGTTCAAAATCACTTAAACCTCCTTTCTTTCTCATTGCGATGTTCACTTTGAACCTCTGCAGGTTGTTTTGACCATGTCAACATGCTTAGATGCAATTaactgatttctttttgatcCCTCAGGGGGAGAGCCGATTTGTGTGCGGCCAGCCTGACTGCAATGCTGAGTGGTCACATGAAGAGGTCTGTAAAATGGCTCTTCTGACTCCTGAAGAAATCAAATACTTTGAAAAAAAGATGCTCAGCAGCACTGTCATGAATTACCTGGAGGTCAGTGATGTATCAGCAAGCCGTGGGAAATCGTGAACACAACATCGCCATGAAGGATGTGAGGAATGTGGGATCCTGGCTGTGCCTCAGCCTAAGCCCATTCAAAAAGGGGCTTACTGGTGGTGCATGATGGCACTAAGAGTAAAAACATTTCCTGTCCTCGCTGCAGGGTGGAGCTCTGTTTTGCGTGCCTGAGGCTCACTGCAGACTGTGCTTCACCTTCTAATGCTTGTTCACTGGTGTAGCTCGAGGACAACCCTTTAAAGCAGGCTGTGTGGGCTTCAACTTTTAATGGTTTGGTTTTGTGATTTCAAGAAATGAAACACTTTTTGTACTTttctattatttaaaaatatcttttggatgctgtttttctcatttaaatggGATAAGATAGATAGACTCTTATTAGCCACTGACAGTATTTGAAAAAGGCTTGAAAACTGGTTAGATAGTTCAAAACCTAAGACTGGAACCAGCTGTGTTTCCAGTCCACTGTGACTTTTCTTTCTGATGACCTCAGTCTGACGCTGCTCTCCTCTCTGATCTAGCCACAAATAAAGTGTTGATATTTATTAATTATAACAACAATACAAccttttttttgctattttttaaaGCAGTCAGTGAAGAGGTTAGAATAAACATTTGTGTGGTTATTCAGCAAAAAGTAATTTTTACTAATAAAGAATTTATTATTCTTGTTAAACTAGACCTTGTGTTCAATACAAGCTGCTTGTGTTTTCAGTATCCCCGTGTGTCTAAAGCATAAATACATGTATAAAGACACCCCAAAAGTTCATTCTCTTCATCTGGAcgcagcgttttcagtgggagaaacgtctTATAAAGAGTACATTTGCATAAGATTGCATATAagactggggaaacctgcagtcagctgagactgaagaagttacttggatgagtgacgaaacatttctcccactgaaaacgctacgtccagatgaacagagacaacttttggggatttacttacctggatgattgagcatgcatcaagacacgtATAAAGACAGTATGGACATATGTTTGACAGATTTAGGGAGTTTCTGATTAGCCCTTCAAAGACAACATTGCTGCTTTTAATTGTGTGACACAACATTAACCTGGGAAATCACTGTGTCCAACTTCTGGTAAATATAAAGATTGGGATAAAGGGCTACTTCAGAAACTGTCTTTGGtccatttaaatgtttaagcattatttattttcctttacTTGTTTGATACATATTATGCTGAAGCATTTATTTTCCTTAATTGTTTGTCTTCAACTACTTCAGGCATGTGCatcactgtgcaaaagtcttgaaccaccaTAATTTTTGCTCTCAGCTTCTGTTGGTGTGACCCAAACTATATTCTACAGGCTGAGATTTAAAAAGCACAAGTTTAAATCATTCATGTTCGTGTTGGGTCACAGCACTATGAAGCAGCAGCTTTCTGCCAAACTGGTTTCAAACTATCTGTCAGTTTGCCAGCAGGTGTTTGTTCTGTCACGTCCCTTCGTGATGAATGACAACAAAGAACCTCGAGGTGGGAAAACAGGCTGACTTTGTGTCCTGTAAGTCTCGGCAAGTCTTGGCACGCATTTTTCCAAGGAACGTCATGACATTCATATCTACATTTGCATCTTGGGGAAATAATATGCTCACTTACAATAACAATCACAGGTCATTTTTCATCTGTGTCACTCCTGTGAGATGACAAAACTGTTCTAGAGGAAGTGTCTTAAAGGTGAGTGACTGATCGATTCTGCTGCATCAGCAGTAAGATTATATCTAAATTACTGAACCTAAATGTTCAAAAGTAAAGATGGGGATAGTTTGGAGGTTTAATTAGTGCAAAAaatcaaaatacagttaaaaatggACAATTTGTTACCATATCTTTgattattttactgtttaccCTCATCCTCTATGAATTTACATTGTATTTAAGGCCATAAACAAGTGTAGGTTAGAGAAATATCTATGACAGGGAAATGATTTTGATGGACGAAACTAACATTTAGTAATCAAAATCACaattgacaaaaataaaaactgatttatgGACGTATAAATCCAGCTTCCCCATCTCTGTGGTTTGGGTTTTCCCCCAGCTGATAGAGAACTCACACAGCGAGACAATCAAaggtaaaacataaaaacaccccaagaaataaaataaaagtaaaagcagtttttaaatttactttaaGATTAAAAATTTAGTCTTTGCCCATTCCTAAGAACAGGCTTTCTACAGATGATCCTGCTGGTCAGGGGCCACCGTGCGTGCTCTGAACATACATGAGCGACATTTCCTGCAGGACACCATCAGTGCAGCCAGCAGACACGCAGCAGCAGTGAAGCACAGCGCTGTGGGTACAGGTGGGTCTGTGGGTGGTCTGAGGGGAGACCAGGTCCCATCATGGGCTGAGGTAGAAATCTCActacacagaaaaagtgaagtTAGAATGACGTATATGTTGCTTTAACGGACGCCGGGGCATGTCTGAAGTTGTACTCACCATCTGATGCATGCAGGAAGTGTCCTGACATCATCTAAGGGAGGAGTCACATCAGGGTACAGACATAACCTCCTGTCAGGGCAGAAAACTGCACCATTGTATCCTTTAAtctgaaggaaaaataaatcatttttatatatatgagaTGTTGACTGTATTATCCATTAGGATGCTCTTAATCATATAAATGTGGTAATAATAGAAACATCTGTATGAATGAAACAGTTTAAATGCACAAAAACTGCAAGTTTTAACTCtctgaattaattaattaatccaAAAACACATAACACTGTAATAAGCCATTATGTTATGTGGATACCTGAatgttgccccctgctggacagtCCACCCACACAGAGCCAAACACCTGGATCTGATACCTGTTCGGTCCGGTACACCTGTGCCTATAACACCGACCCTCCACAGAGCTGCTGACCCGGGGAACCTGACTCTGGTTCTGAAAGACAGATGAGAAGTTACAAAGGATTCAAAAGAAAGAGTGAAGAGAGTAGAGGggatgaccacacacacacacacacacacacacacacacacacacacctgcgtgGTGAGGCTGGAGAGAAAGCATCTGCTGTCAAAGCCAAAAATCTCCCCGCTCAGCTCATCTTCAGCTGTCCACctgctgctttcttttttccagcATTCACTCTGAAGAGTAAGAACAGAAGAAGACTGTGAGAAATtcaaaaaatgtacaaaagataaatacataataataataataatgacaatgaTAATTTCCTCTCATTTTCAGTAATATTTTGGATGCAAGAAGATACTGAGCGTACTCCATTCTGCAGGGGTTTATACACTCGACAGCCCTCCAGGTACTGGTCAGTCTGGCACTCCCCCTTGTGGAGGTGAAGAAAATGACATCCACGTCCACTGAGAAGTACAAATAACGCAAACATTTAAGAATGTGACGGAATTTCTGCATGAAAATATATGTTAACACTAAATTTACCTTCCAGTGCAGAAGAAGGATGAGGAGTTATCTTGGCAGGTTGACAGGGAGCCAAACATGGCTCCTTGACCTAataagtcattaaaaaaaactgttgatTATTTAAAAAGTATGATCACTGAGTGTTGAAGTTCAGCTTTTGTTAAGTCTCCTGTTATGATGATAACTAATCAGGCAGTTTTCAGTGCATTTTCTTCATGTTTCAGTTTCCTTACCGTCTCCCCAGACCAGACTCTGAGCCCGGCTCAGGTCGACAGTGTACCACCCCGTGTCCTGTAATGCAGCTAAGGTCACTGGGTCGATCCGGACTGTGCTAGGATCCCCCAGTACTGCCGACATAATGGAGCCCTGCAGGACCCGGGACTCCCAGTGTGAGGACACTCTGCCTGGAGCTGCGTCCTGAGGGGTAAAAGCACCGTTAGGGTTTCTTTTTAGTTTGTTAAAGTTTTCTGCATTTGAAGCTGTGCAGTACCAGGTTCTCCAGTGGCCCTCCCAGCTGCGGATCACTGGACACCAGGTGCTTCTGCAGGGCTGAAATGATGGACGGGGTGTAAATCCTCATGTGGCCTGATCTGTCAGAGTGAGTCACTTTGCCTCGAGGAGAGCAATCAGCACCCACTGCAGGATCCAGCAAAGAAATCGCTGATAAAGAACCACCTTCTGACCAATGCATGTGATCTTTAATGAAGGTCAGACTAAATACACTCAAActtattttaatgaaattatttttttctacattttaatCAGATTTGAGTGTTCCTCTTTGCGTGTTACCacttaatatttgcatttttaattcCCAATTTTTGTTCTTCGTCCACACTTTGCACAGTTTCAAAGTAAAGTAAACAAACTTTTGAAGACACCAGCCCATGTGTGGTTAAGTAAGGATGAATGCTTATATAATATCAATCGGTGTTAGATTTTATTATAATaacctcactcacacacattaagAACAATGAATTTTTACACAATTATTACACACTCACTAATGGTTggttaaattacatttaaaaaaaggataaagTGGTGTAAACGATGTGTTTAAAAACCttgggaagaggaggaggagtaacAGTCTCTCCAGGTGCTGAAGAGATCCTTAGAAAATCCAAGTGCATGAAACAATTCATGAATGACAGTCTGGAGAACAGAAGAATATAATCTGTCATCATGATCCATCCTTCTCTATAAAAACAGCCAGAGAAACTTCACTTTTCACATCATGTATCCATAAAAGTAATCGTACCTGTACTGTAGTCTGGTGGCTGTATGTGGCTCCTGTCAGCCGGTCCCTGCAGATGACCACCACCCCGGCTACAGGTCGCCCGTGACTGTCCGTCTGGCAGTGAACAGCGTAGGCCAACACACTGGGCTGAGGAACAAGAAGATACAATGAGGAGGAGGTGAAAGCTACGTGGGCGAAGTTTAATTTAGAcgctttaaaaaattatttcttaTAAGAAAGTGGAGAAATGTATGATTAAATAGAGCAACAATTTACTGCTGTTTTCAAGCATGAATAGAAAATTAATGAAGAAATGTCAAAATGTTTTTAGGGATGCTGGGatttgagtggaaaaaattaaagtaaaacCAACTTTCAGTGGTTTTATATcaaatttttctgttttctgtaggTTTGTACCTCTGCCCTGCACTTGTCTGTGGCCTGTACATGGAGGTAAAGCAGGAAGTCGGTATCAGGGACTCCAGCACCTTCAGGTCTGAGAACAGTCCTTTTGTGTGAATCGGCCTCGGGGTAAATATCACATCCAGCCAGGTGGTCGTCTGGGATCTACTGATGTTGGTACTGTATTATTCAGAAGCAGCAGTCTAGTACATGCTGTGTGTGGCAGCAAAAACATTTGATACTCACAGTCACATCCAGGCAAGTTTCACTTCGGTAGTTTTTGTTGGCTCTACCACACCTGGGAGAATAAAAAGTCTgcttatttccatttatttgcATAAGTTAACAGAGCTCAGATAGAGCTCAGAGATACGGGACAGTATGAGTGAGCAAATACAAACCTGTTAGTTTAAATACATAGTTGCTTGTACTAATgtgtacatttcttttaaagAGTGAGAGCATTCATTAACTTTGaaacatggtgtgttatcctgctggaagcagccaacAGAAGGTTAGCAACAATACTCAAATGATACTcagcttttctcttttctggaCCATTATCTGTGAACTCTGGTTTTGTGGTTTGTGGGGAAAATATAGAAATAATTAGACAAGCTGCctgacaccaacaaccatgccaccttcaaagtcacttaaatcacctttcctcCTCATTCTGATACTCAGTTTAAATTTCAAGAGAGCCTTTTCATCATGTGCACATGTCTAACTGCATGtcatatgattggctggttggATTTTTGTGTTGTATGTAAAATAAGAATATAGGGGGGGGAAATCATTTTAAAGACTCAAATCTGGCAAAAGAAGTTGGTTTGAGGGACTGGAGCTACACTCATGTGTACTTACCTGTTGTAGTTGATAGTACTTGAATCCCTCCAGAGAAACTTGCAGTATTTGTTGATGTCTCTGCTGAGCAGTAACGAGCCCGGCACTCTGTTCACTGTTAAAATGTCAGCAGTTTatgagattgtgtgtgtgtgtgtgtgtgtgtgtgtgttcagatcCAAGATTTACTATATTGTCATTGACCACTACCTCAAAGACACAATGCAGAATTATGCTGCACAAGCTCacataaagacataaaaacGTCAGTACAGTTTAGAAAGAGGCCagtgtaataaataaatgaatataaactcagtgttacatatttaaaaaacacaaacacaaatatttagttATCGCACAAGAGAAATGTTGATTGCATTGAATTTTTTTGTTGTCATATTTGTGGAGTGTAATAATCTACAGGACACCAGCTGTTTCTGTTCAACAGTCACCTGACAGTAAAGAAGACACCACTCTCACAGCTTCTTCCACCGCTGCCTCCAGTCTTCCTTTCTCAGCCTTTGATAGGCTGTCGCTCTCTCTCGGAATCCAGGTCCGGATCCTCATTGGCTGTGGTGAGGTAGGAgtaggtgggccagattttcccAGGATGCTCCTCTGCTCCTCTGACCTTCTGAGCCTGAGCTCCTGGGGTGGACTGTCTGCGGCTCTGACGACTCTGACCTGAACCTGAAGCTCATCAAAGATGCACCTCTGCAGGGCTCCTGGAAGCTCAACCACGGCCACCATTACCACCAGCACCATCCCCACCCAGAGGTTCGAGGATGGAGGGGAAGCCATAATTATGGTGGAAACCTATTTCAGGGTAAcagtgaggaagaggagatgATGTAATGTTTCAGATGGCTGTTGAAGATCCCAAAATATGGCCAtgaatttatttgattttatttatttctgtcattGTGTCATGTATTAGTACAGATTATAAAAAAGGATCAATAGTATTATTCTGACAATTTGGGGTGAACTGTAAGACCATTAACTCCAGCTCCTCCTccgtctccaaaccatacatcatagcaaATCTTGCTGCCATGTTGTAAACAGAACagttaaaataataaagtaactgtaaacaCTGTGAGTTCTTCTGTCTGCAGCTTTGAGCTTTCTTAGGTCAGTAATAACCAATCAGAGGTCCACAGAAGCAGCTACATGGATAGATTCACTCAAACTATTTAAATAATTGTAAAGGTTTTGAGGTTATAGCTCACTAAAAGTTGGCTAATAGCTGCAGCTGTTTATTAAACATACTGAAGAGAAAGTGGTTACTAAATGAAGTGAAAAGCTGTTAAAGAACAAAGTAGTGGATGGAAATCATAATAAACAGCTATGGATAAGCAGTTGAGTTTGCTAAGCACAAACACTAAGCAGTAAACAGGAAGCAGTCCAGATCCGGTTTGATGCTGGTTCAAGTTTAAACATGAAAGGCAGTGATGAAGAAAGAGTGCATGAGTCAGTCTGACAGGACTCGCAGAAAGTTTGGGAAACATCATCATGAATAATCTGAATTACTCTCGAGGTGTCAGGTCCAACCTAACAGGAAGAACTAAATCTACAAACAGCCAAAGGCAATGACAACGTAATCAAAGAAATAACTAAAGGAGATGAAGAGAACTCACATTAAAGCCATGTCTGGCTCTGCTATAGTTTGAAACATGGAGCATTAGTGAAGGTTTTTGTAGCGTGTGAGGTCAGTTTAAACAGGAATGTAATGAAGCGTTTAGATCTTGCTTTCTTTACATGTAAAGCAGATTGAGTCATCCATCAGGCCAAAACAGAGGATATCATGCTGGAACTTGCATGTGGGGTGCTGTGTTGAAAACTGCTTCAATAATTAAATGGAGTCAGTATTATTACCTGTAGGCGACCTCAGTCCATCTGTGGAGTTTCAGAGCTCTAAAGCAAAAACAAGGTTTTCCTTTTAATCCTCCAAACCAGAGCAATGAGCACAACTTCTGCATTCCCACCGAGAACAGCTCTCTCCTCTCTGTGGTGAGTCTGTGTGAATTACCACAGATCTTTTGAATACAGAGCACAAAGAAACATCTCTGTCATGTCTTACTGAGGTGTCAGGTGGCACCCCCCAGCCCCCAGCCGACATctccaaaaagaaaacacaaaaaagactcaaatttaaaactaaaagtgcAAATCGTTTAATCTCAACCATATTTTTTACTTATATACAGTGAAGTTGACCCAAATAAAATCGCCCTCCCATTTATCTGTAAATTTAAAACCGTCACGTCGACACCCTCCCCTCCCCAAAAAATACATTcaacaaagcaaaacaggaaCAATTTAAGGAAACAGAGACAAAACctgctaaaagaaaaaaaaaaaaaaaaaaaaaaaacaccacaaaactcgtaataataatattaataatattacaaATGGCACACCACAAGTCTGCTGAGTCGAAATGTGACCGAATGCTGTTGAGTCTCGTCAGATGTGAGGTTCTTTTGTGAATTTATCACTAGGGTGCCTCATCTTCCTGCGCACACCTACACACATCATAAAATCAGGCACCAAAGAGATTGTCTTTTGATACGTTtgctttttgtttagttttttaagGTTACATTCATTCACCGGGTGAAGAAGTATTTAAACACGCAGTAATGTTGGAATCGATGTGCACTAGAACGAGGGTATCCAAAAAGTTATTGCCAGCTTGAAGAGTACAcatgcagttgtttttttttatccattttggAGTGAAGTCACCATGACGACGTGAGGAAAAAGTGACCCTcattgtgtgcgtgtgtgtttctgcatgcAGTGTGTGTTCAGGAATTCTCAACATCCTCGAGGTCTCTGCAGGAGGCTCCTTAAAGGCACTTAAATAGGGGGAATTTGTTTCGTGATATATCATGAGACTGGGTGCAAGTGAAGACACTCCTCATGTGCAATCACACTCCGCTGTCTACGTGAGACTAAAACGCAGTTGCATTCACACAGTCgcagtcacacaaacacaacaatttcCATTAGAAGAGCTATAATCATTCAACCTGACAGTAGCCTGTCTCAGTATCTGGATAGGGAAGATTCTtctgtgcaaaaaaataaaagttcacCTTCTACGTGCAGCCCAGCGTTCAGTAAGTGCTCACGCATAATACTCATCTGCGCTTCTTCATCGGCCGTGCCGTTCGTCTGCATTTTCTTAAGGAagtctttatt
It includes:
- the cirop gene encoding leishmanolysin-like peptidase — translated: MASPPSSNLWVGMVLVVMVAVVELPGALQRCIFDELQVQVRVVRAADSPPQELRLRRSEEQRSILGKSGPPTPTSPQPMRIRTWIPRESDSLSKAEKGRLEAAVEEAVRVVSSLLSVNRVPGSLLLSRDINKYCKFLWRDSSTINYNRCGRANKNYRSETCLDVTIPDDHLAGCDIYPEADSHKRTVLRPEGAGVPDTDFLLYLHVQATDKCRAEPSVLAYAVHCQTDSHGRPVAGVVVICRDRLTGATYSHQTTVQTVIHELFHALGFSKDLFSTWRDCYSSSSSQVGADCSPRGKVTHSDRSGHMRIYTPSIISALQKHLVSSDPQLGGPLENLDAAPGRVSSHWESRVLQGSIMSAVLGDPSTVRIDPVTLAALQDTGWYTVDLSRAQSLVWGDGQGAMFGSLSTCQDNSSSFFCTGSGRGCHFLHLHKGECQTDQYLEGCRVYKPLQNGSECWKKESSRWTAEDELSGEIFGFDSRCFLSSLTTQNQSQVPRVSSSVEGRCYRHRCTGPNRYQIQVFGSVWVDCPAGGNIQIKGYNGAVFCPDRRLCLYPDVTPPLDDVRTLPACIRCEISTSAHDGTWSPLRPPTDPPVPTALCFTAAACLLAALMVSCRKCRSCMFRARTVAPDQQDHL